The window TCCAGCTTACCCAGGCAGGGGAGGAACTGCACCAAATCATGCTCGTCCCTGGACATTTAGTTTATTGCGAGCATTAGCGGTTTGTGCTCGGCTTGTCTCCTCTGGCAACAGGAGAAGCTGGAAATGTCAAAGGGGAGGGTTAACAAACTCCACTGGCATAAATTTCAATGAATGTATGTTTCTTAGGAAAACcactaagttaaaaaaaaaaattaaatcttcctGTGTGTGCTTTCCTTGGGCTGCTGTTCACAATGGATAATAATTCTTACATTAAGCCCCTTCGGCCCTCCAGGGAAATCAAAATTGTAATatcagtttgctttttattgGCTCGGCTCTGCGATCGCGGCGGCTGCGTCTTTGTTAGGGGCTGCGGCGCGGTGACATTCAGCGGTGCCTCCCGGTGTGTCCCCTCCGGGCCCGGGCAGCGCCCCCGAGGGCGCGGGCTGCTGCCGGCCGGGGCCGCGCGGGCCGGGGTCAGACCGGCCACGGGGGGACAAGGAACGTCCTCGGGGGACGGGGGATGCTGCCCGACCCCCGGCAAAGGAGCCGCTCCAGGCCCCAGTGCCGCTCGGGCTCAGCCCCGTCCCTCCCGCACCCCGGAGAAAGTCGCCGGGAGCCCCACGGGCAGTCCCGCCCGAGGGCCGGCGGGACCGTGGTggcaccgggaccccccgcCCACCCCGATCCCCGAGGTGGCCCCGGTGTCACCGGACGCGAAGCACAGCCCGGCACCTGCGGGAACCGAGCCCCGGGACCCGAGTTCCCCCGGGAGGGGCCGAGGACTCCACGCCGCGCCGAGAGTTGCCCCACGGGTGTCCGTGGTTCCGCCGTCCTGCGCCCGGGGTGCGGATCCCGGGCGAGCCGCTCCCGCAGCGCCGGCGGGGAGGGCCGGAGCTACCGGCCCGGGACTCTCACCGGGACGGTGCCCGGTCCCGCTCCACCTGCCCGGGGAAAGGTGCCCCCCGCGCCGGCACGGCTGCGTTTCCCGGAGCAGTGCGGGGAGCGGCCGGGTGGCTCCGCTGGCAGCCGCGGACACGCGTGAGGCTCAGCCGGCTCCCCGCGATCCGCCCAGCGAGGAGCGAGTGCGCGGAGCCGCCCGGCCCGGGCTCCccgagcggccccgccgcgcgCGGCTTCCGGCACCGGGCGGGGAAAGCGCCGCCACCTGCCCCGGGCCCGGGCCCGCCGCCGCTCGGTGTCCCCGGGCCGGGAGCAGAGCGATCGCGGGGACCCGCTGGGCAGCGGGGCGAGGGCTCCCCCGGGCAGGGTCGGGCCCGCGGTTGGCGGCTGCGGCCCGGGCCATGCCGGGGTGGGCGCCACCGCCTCCCGGGCCCGGGGCTGCCCGCGACGTGGCGCGCCGTGGAGCCCTCCCGAGGGCTCGTCCCCCGCGGGGACCCCCCCGCGCATCCTCTGGCCGGACCCCCCGCCCGACCCCTCTCCCCCCACGGGCGCGGGTCGCGCACCTGCCCCGCGGGCTGTGCCGGCCCCGTGGGGGCCGTGCTGAGTCACGCGtggggcgggggccgggctgCCCGcgccccccctccccgcgccgccgtgcccggcccccgcccgccccctccccgcctcgCTCCCCGGCAGGGCTGCGCCAatcccccggccccgccgctgaCGGGCAGCCGGGCCCGGGAGGCGCCGCCTCCCTGACGTCTCGCTCCGGGATTTGCACGGTTGCGGTGCCGCCGCTCAGTGTCTGTCGGGCCGGCGGCGGGAGCTGCCGGAGCCCGAGCCCAGCTCGGCTGcagcgcggcccggcccggcccctccCGGCTGCGGGATGGAGCTGCCGGCGGTGGGCGAGCACGTCTTCGCGGTGGAGAGCATCGAGAAGAAGCGGATCCGAAAGGTGCGGGGGgtggcggcggggggcggcgggggccgggggcgcCGGGGGTGGCGGTTCCCGCTGACGCCGTGTCTTTGCCTCCCGCGCCGCGCAGGGCAGAGTCGAGTACCTGGTGAAATGGAGGGGATGGTCGCCCAAGTGAGTACCGACACCGGGCGGGGATGGGGCCGGGGATGGGGCTCCGGGAAGGGCCCcggccggggcggcgggcgcgcggcgagaggcggcggcggggcccggcggtGACGGCGGCGGGAGCCGAGCAGGCGGCGGCTGATGTGCACCAGAAAATGgctccttccccctttccctcctcgGAGTCGGGCTCCATATTGCAGAACCgaacggggagggggggggcgggcaggaggggaaagggggaataACCGCAAAAATCGCCCGCGTCGCCCCGCAGCCCCGAGAGCCGCCGCCGAGGCGGGGGCAGCACCGGCACCGGGGCGAGCGCGGCCGCTGCGGAGCGTTCGGGGTTCGCATGACAGTGTGGGTGGGGGGGGACCGGGACGCGGCGGCCGGGTCCCTCCTCCGCCCCGCGGCCGCTTTCCTGGGTCCAGGAAAGGGGATTTGGAAAATTTCATCATGACATGCCTGGAATTCCTCCGGAATAATAACTGCGCTAAATAAACAGTTCTGTCCCCGGGacgcccccccggccccctccccgcccaTCCCCCTCTCCCGGGACCCCATCTCCGCACCCCGCTGCCATCGGGCCCGGTGCTGCGGGGCGGCCCTGCCCGGgaccccggccccgccggcgcggccccgcggtGACGGCcgctctcctcccctctcccagatATAACACGTGGGAGCCGGAGGAGAACATCCTGGACCCCCGGCTGCTCATCGCCTTCCAGAACAGGTGAGCCGGCGGAGGGGGTGGGTGCGGGAAGGGCGGCGGGACCCTCGCCCGGCGCCGCTCCCGCAATTGCAGATGCGTCACGGAGCcgggggccgcgccgggggcggccgcgggccgggcccgggccgggctggggggcgcggccccggcggggcgggcggtgcggggccACCGGGAAACGCTCCGGGTCAAGGTCCCCCACGCCGCGGTTctccccccgcgccgcgccccccccccccacgccGCGCCTCGCGCTCCTGCTTCCCGGGATTCGATGCCGCGAGTGGAGGAGgcggcgctgctgctgctgctgctgctgctgctgctgctgcgctTGGACGGGCttcggctttttttttttttttttttttttttttaaagcctttttatttttttttctctttccgCGCATTTATTTCCTGGAGTGTTTTGGCGCAAACTGTAAACTTCAGCCCCTCGCCGCAGCGGGGGAGGCGGGAGCGGGGAAAGCGCTGCCTCCACGGAGTGCCTGTGCCCCCGGCCCGCTGCCACCTGCGGGCCCCCCGGCCTGCGGCTCCGCTCCTGCGGGCCCCGGtccccctcctgccacctccccgCTGCACCCACGTAGGGTCGCTGGCACTGGGGAGCCGCCGCGGGGGTTGGGTGCGCCCCGGGGGTCCGCGTGCCGCCCTCGGGCCTCGCCGTGACGCTGTGTTCCCGCAGGGAGcggcaggagcagctgatggGATACCGCAAGCGGGGGCCCAAGCCAAAGCCGCTGGTCGTGCAGGTAAACGCGCGGGAGTGCAGCCCCTCACCCTCGGGCACTGTTTGCCGCGACCGTCCCCGGGGAGCCGCTTGCAGCGGGTTTCATCATGCTGGGGAGGCTGCGCGGAGCCCGGGGCTCCTCACAACACCCCAGGGACGCTGGGCCCCAGTGCTGAGCTCAgcgctcccccctcccctccccgggctgcagggcagccccGCTGTGCCCGCGCCCGGGTGGCATTAGCAGGCTGCTCGCGGGCTCGGCAGCGGCCGTCCCGCTCAGCCCCCGTTCCCAGACAGCTGATTGAAGggggcttttcttcttttcattgcTTCATTAATCTGGAGCAATGCACAGCCTCTAAGTTGGAGTGGGCTGGGGCCGCCTGCTCGAGGACGTGGCGCCCCGGGATGCAGCGTCCTGTAAcgagagctgctgcaggagcgGGGGTTCCACCGGCGCCTTCAGCACCGGCTGGAGCGACGGCACCTGGTTCTCCGGCCTCGACTGAGCGCGGCCCTTGGTTTTGTGTTGCAGCTTCCCTCCTTCGCCCGCCGCTCAAACATCCTCACGGGGCTGCAGGACCCGGCCGTGGACACCAGGCCCAAGCTGGACCTCAGCTCCTCCGGCAAGAGCCAGCAGCACCAGTATGAACTCAACAGCAAGAAGCACCACCAGTACCAGCCCAACGGCAAGGAGAGCAGCATGAAGCATCAGTCCCACAGCAAAGGGAAGTATTACTACCAGCTGAACAGCAAGAAGCACCACCACTACCAGCCGGACCCCAAGATGTACGAGCCCCATTACCAGCCCAGCAGCAAGGAGCCGCAGGGCCAGGCCTGCTTGGACAGTAACAAGACTCCCCTGGTCGCCCACCCAGACAAGTGGGCTCATGGCCCAGCCAAAAACCTGCTGGGCCCAGTCAAGAACCTCACAGCAGAGAGCAAAAACGGGGCCGAGAAGAACCTGTCCAGTGGCACTGGACCGCCCCCCCGGGACAGGGTGACCAGCAATGGCCTTGGGGGAAAGATGAAGATCGTcaagaacaaaaacaagaaCGGGCGCATTGTGATCGTCATGAGCAAGTACATGGAGAACGGCATGCAGGCCGTGAAGATCAAGTCCGGGGAGCCTCCCCGGAAACgggctgcagaggaaaggaCTCCAAAGAagggtggggaggagaaggtAGAGGCTTGGAGGAAGccaggggaggagagggtggTGGGCAGCAACGCCCTGAGCAAAGCAGAGGGCGAGGCCCGGCAGCCCCCTGCGGAGCTGGACGAAAGTCCCCAAAAGACTCCCTTGGCCAAGGAGCTGCCCCTTCCTCCAGCGGAGCAGCCCTTGCAGCTCACCACCAAACCAGACCTCGTGCCCTGGTCCTTGAGTCCTGTCTGTGAGCACAGCCCTTCCTCCATGGGACTGAACCTCTCCAGCGCTGGCTCGCGGAAGCGCTGCCTGTCAGAGCCGCACGTGGAGCGGGAGCCGGGCAAGAAGCGCCTGACCTCCCGGAGCATCAGTGCCCCCACCTGCctcagccccccagccccagagcgGCCAGAGCCACCCGCCCAGCCGGAGGTCATCCTGCTGGATTCGGACCTGGACGAGCCCATAGACTTGCGCTGCGTGAAGCCGCGGGCAGAGGGTGAGGTGGCCCTGGCGCAGGTGAAGCCGGAGGTGCCGCCGGCGCCGGCTGAGAAACCGGCCACGGAGCCTCCGCAGCCCCGGGAGGccgcggaggaggaggaggatgaggctGAGTCCCTGCAGGAGTTCAAGCCCTTCTTTGGGAATATAATTATCACAGACGTGACCGCAAACTGCCTGACCGTGACCTTCAAGGAGTACGTGACGGTGTGAGGTGGGACGGCGGCTGCTCCCCGTGGGAGCTGCCtgcccgccccggggccgccggccCCACATCCTCCTCCACGGTACTGGTGCCCCTTCCCCGGAGCCCGTGTGCCCCTGCCCGCGCCGCGGCGGCCAAGCCTGCCATCTCCACCGAGGGGACGCCGGGACAGGGCCGGGCTCGGTGGCCGTCCCTGCCACGTGGGGTGACCTCGCCGCTGCTCTCGCCCTGTGGTCAGGGGCTGCCCCAGGACCTGCGGGCGATGGGACACGCCAGGATGGGACCCGCCAGTTACTCAGAGTTATAGTATTATATTTTAACAGTGCTAACTTGTCGAGTGATTCTTGCTCCCGTTTGTACGTGGTGTTATTGAAATGTATTGTTTGAGCTGAAAGCTGGTCGCTCCCTGGCCACgctaatatatttatttgtaggtatttatataatgaaatataaagcCTAGATTTATGGAGTCCCTAGATCACCTTATAAACTATATCAAACGActattttctgttctcctttttaACCATTGAGCATTTGTTAGTCTCAGCCCCTTGCCCTCCCCACGACCCGCAGGACCATACCCGTATATATTTTTTGATACTGTACACATGTGGTGTTTctatgtgcaaaaaaaaaaaaatggttatcTAAAGCTAAACGAGCTATTATAGAAATTGCTGCTATTAGAAATGTCTAAACTATAAGCTTCCAATTATTAATTGCTTGAATGTAAATATTAAATGGAGATGTTGAAAGTGCATTTGATGTTCTGCAGCTAGTGTAGGTCGGAGTGCAAAGCCCAGCTGCTGCGAGCTGCCAGCGGCGCGTCCTGGTCCGAGGGCTGTGTCACGGGGAAAGAAATGTATCATGCAATCATGGCAAAGGACTATAAACCTTTACAAAAACTACCGGGATTTGGAGTGCGTTTGTTGCGGCACAGGGATGGCAGGTCTCTGTGCAGGCAGGCTGTGGCCAGGCTGCCCCACAGCAGGTACCTGCAGGTTAAAACATCAGCTCTGAGATAAAGCATATTGAATATAGTTCTGATTTTTCACCCAAAGAGTGTCTTTCCCACAGTGCTGAGGGCGCCCTGTGTTCTGGGTGGGCAGCGAGGCTGTGGGAGCCTGTGGTGTGGtgcttccctctccccacagtgccagggcagggctgggcttcTCCAAAATGGGCTGCGTGAGGTCTGTGATGGGAAACGGGGAAGGCTGTGGAAGCACAGGctggaaaggcagcacaggggaTGATGGGTGATTGCTGCCATCCATCCCAGTGTTGGGGAGGGTCGTGGTTAGATGAGAAGTTGAACAGAAAGGAAGATGGTCCAAATTCCACCAAGAAAGTTGCAAAGGTCTCTGAAGGAGATTAATAATTCCTGGAGTCCACTGGAAAATACAGCACAGGGCTAATTCTTTACAAAATGGCTCACAGGGTGGTGGCAGCCCAGCAGTGGAGCCCCCGCAGCCCATCTGCGGGCGGCCAAGATACAGCACATGATCCCCaccccccagtgaccccctgTCACCTCCCCAGAAACAGTCAAgtgcctgggcagtgctgccctCCAAACCTCCTGCCAGCAAAACCGACTCCAGTGCCAGCCTCTTGGGCTTTTGGTCAAAGTTGGTTTCTCTTCCAGCAAAGATCTTGGCTGAAATATTGGCACGTTGATGTGTGTGGTCCGGAGCCTCAGGCTTGTGAGAAGCAGAATTAGTTTGTTTGGGTAAGGTGGGCCCTACAGTGATACTTGAGCTACTTGAGATGTGGGTGAGTTGCCCTGTGAGAGCTCGAGGGCTGGGGGGCACCCAGCAGGCTCAGCCCTGGGTCCTGCTGTCATATGGTGTCTGACTGTCCAGGGGTGTTCCCAAAGCACAAATATCCCCCTGTCTCATGTTGCCCACTTCTGGGCCACCTGGGCTTCCCAGGTGTCATTCTATTTAAAGTCCAAACTCACTATGGTAATTGTTGCTTCGTAAATCCTGAGGGTTGTGGGAAGTTGGGACAGAATCCAGCCAGATGTCATCTGGAGTCACAGTGGGAACCCCTGCATATGCCATGTCAGCCCAGGTCTTACCTACAGAGTTTCTCATGTCAGAGCTGGAGTACTTTTCCAAGGTTGTTTGaattaaatgaaggaaaaggagcCAATGGGTGTGATGCTGTTTTTCCCGCTGGGGCAGCTGAAGAGGCTTGTATCCAAGTGGGACAACTGGCTGTGGACACTGTTGTCCCAGACGTTGGTTTTGGTCTGGTGTAGCTCAGGTGTGCTGCTCAGAGCGCTCGTGTTGTGGGAATGGCTTCTGGGAGCTGACTCCAGGAAGGtggctccatcccagctcttTGGTTAAACTGGTTGATGTGGGCAGGGTTAGTGCTGACAGCTCACTTTCACTCCTGTTTCAGTCAATGCCCCAAAGCCAGTGGACACTTGGGTGATGTTCAGGGCTGGGATGTTAACCTGCCTGTGTGGAGACCCCAAAGCTGGTGGAGAGCAAGTGGAAATGGTGAACTCTGATTAGAATCAACCTTTGCCTGATGGCTGTGCTGAATGTTGAGGGGCTTTTAATCAATGCTTCATGCCACCAGGGCTGTGTGGGTGACGGGCTGAGGGTGCTGCAGAGGGGGTGTCGGGGCAGGTGAACCTCAGCCCACAAGGGGGGTGCCAGGGGATGGGTTGGTGGGAAGCGTTTCCCTGCCGTCCCAGGCTTCGCTATCAGAGCACACCATCAGAAATGATGCATTTCCCTTGATTAATTAAGCTAATGgttatctgaaaacaaaaatggcATGGAAGAGGAGACGCATGCTCAGAATGCAAAATGTGATTTATGAAAGGGGAAGTGCAGCTCGACAGACAGCAGCGGGAGCCAGTGcaggagcggggccgggctgcggctccagggcagggcagctACCAGGGCACAACTTGCTCTTTAGCCACACAAAGGTGGATGAAACCCACAGGGTTTCTCACAAATAGCAGGTTGTGTCCTTGAATGTGGGCTTGCAGGCTCTGGGCCAGAGCCTGAGCGTCGCTGCTGCCGAGAGCTGGCTCGGCAGCTTCGTTCCCTGGGCTGTAGGGGTGTGAGGCTCTGGGCAATTAATAACTGCTCGCAGGTTTGCAGTTAGCTCAGCTCattagcatttctgaaaatggagGGTGTTGTGTTGCCAGTTTTTAAGGGAACACTGTCCCTCTGAGCGTGTGTTTCTGAGTTCCCTCCCCTGTGCCCACCACCCCCGGGGCTGCAGAAGCCCCTAAAGCCCCCTCTGTGCCGGCAGCAGCCGTGGTTGGTTTGAGGCACCATTTCCCGGAAACCACACAACCAGATATTTCTTACTTTAATAGTTTGATCATGTTTATCACAACTCCAGCAGCTTCCTGTGCTGTGAAAGGTGTGATAAGTAGTTACTGGTTTAAAAGCTGCGCCCTTCCCTTGCTGGGCTGGTTGGCTGGAAGAGGTGGAGTGTTTGGATATGAATTACTTATTCCTGGTGctctctttcccttttaaatGCATCAAACCTAAATGCCTGTTACTGAGTAAATTAATGTGGAGTCCACAGTGACTTCCAATGGTTATCAGAGTGATCCAGGGTGAGATGGAGCGTCACCACGCTCCATTAGGAAGACTGGTGTGCTCTACATTGAATGTATTTCCCAGGAATGCGTTAACCTCTGCTTGGTTTGGATTTATTCCAGACAAATATTTGCTGATGTAAAAGGAGAATTTGTGTTCGTCTTTGAGCCCTTCTGAAAGGGCTGGATGGATCCATGGCCCTGCACAGAggagggctgcagctctgtgctgatgCTTTCACGTTCTCCCATGCCCGTGGGGGTACCAGTGTGGCAGCAGTCCTGGGCTGGGTCCAGCTCTGTCACCAGCGGTTGCCGTGGCCCTGTGTGGTTTCAGGAGGTGTCAGTGTGATCCCTGCTCCACGCAAGGGGGATGATCCCTGCTCCACGCAGCGTGGGCCCCGGGGCTGGGTGGAAGGGCTGCATCCCTGGGGTGAGGATGCTGTAACGGAGAAGGATGTTCAATAAACACGTAACATAGAGCCAATGTCTTTTAACCAGAATAAGAAACAGCCTCATGGGAACGGGAAGGTCCTGTCTGGGAATGGGTCCAGACTTCCAGGTTCAGACTGGGAATGGGAGAGGAGCCTCTCCTGGAGAAGGGCAGAAAGTGTGGGTGGCCGTGTGCTGTGGGAAGTGGAGGATTTCCCAGGCAGTTGGGGCATTCACTGCTTTTGCTCACATGTGGGTgggggcagctcctccaggcagtcattttgcattttgtgggatttttcctttatttttcccattcttctctccttttgaTGTGCAATGTCAGGGAGTGACTGTGTGCCTTTGCTGAATGCGGTGGCCTCAGCATCTGTCCCCTGTCAGAGAAGTCAACAAGAAGGTAAAACATTCATGGTCTCGCTCTGGGGGGGAACCCACTGCTTGGGCTGTTTTTCTAGGCCTGTCCCCTTGAGCACAGCCGTGCACGTGTTGGCTGCTATGAACAGTTTTATCTAAAACTGGATCCAGTGGGGCTGATCCAGCAGCCACCAAGGGGGTTTACTGGGTTTTTGAAGGGGTTGGTGTCCCTCTGTgtgggagagcagctgtgggagggCAAGACTGAGGTGCAGCCCCCTCACCAAACCAGGACAGTGAGGTGATGGCGAGAGGATGGTGAGAGAGCTTCCctgcttccccatccctgagccCCCTCGCCTCTCTCATCCCACGGGGCTGCCTCTGGTTTGAGCAGTCAAAAAAGCCTGGCAGTAGGAAATCCTCAGTCTCTCCACAGATAAGATCATTTGGATTCAGCCCAGATTCATGTGAGATCTGTGTCAGAGCAGACGGAGGGGACGGCCACAAGGACACAGCTCTGTTCACGTTCTTGCCAGAAGAGGAAGGCAGCTGCACAGGGTCAGCACGGCCCAGACCAGCTCCAGGTGCTTCCAGAGCCTTGTTGAGTGGCTCTTGAGGATCCCCTGTGCCTGGGAAAGCTCCTGCTTCACCCTGAGCTGGGAAGAGTCCCGTTGTAGGCAAACCAGAGCAGCTCACACATTCACAAGGCAGTTGGGCCAGCAGTGCCTGACCCAACCACGGCTCTGTGGCGTGGCCGGGCCTCAGGCAGCGTCAGTGTGGTGATGGAGAGTGGTTGTGTGAGTGAGAGGTTGTGAAGTGAGAGGATGGGGGCT is drawn from Chiroxiphia lanceolata isolate bChiLan1 chromosome 19, bChiLan1.pri, whole genome shotgun sequence and contains these coding sequences:
- the CBX4 gene encoding E3 SUMO-protein ligase CBX4 translates to MELPAVGEHVFAVESIEKKRIRKGRVEYLVKWRGWSPKYNTWEPEENILDPRLLIAFQNRERQEQLMGYRKRGPKPKPLVVQLPSFARRSNILTGLQDPAVDTRPKLDLSSSGKSQQHQYELNSKKHHQYQPNGKESSMKHQSHSKGKYYYQLNSKKHHHYQPDPKMYEPHYQPSSKEPQGQACLDSNKTPLVAHPDKWAHGPAKNLLGPVKNLTAESKNGAEKNLSSGTGPPPRDRVTSNGLGGKMKIVKNKNKNGRIVIVMSKYMENGMQAVKIKSGEPPRKRAAEERTPKKGGEEKVEAWRKPGEERVVGSNALSKAEGEARQPPAELDESPQKTPLAKELPLPPAEQPLQLTTKPDLVPWSLSPVCEHSPSSMGLNLSSAGSRKRCLSEPHVEREPGKKRLTSRSISAPTCLSPPAPERPEPPAQPEVILLDSDLDEPIDLRCVKPRAEGEVALAQVKPEVPPAPAEKPATEPPQPREAAEEEEDEAESLQEFKPFFGNIIITDVTANCLTVTFKEYVTV